Within Thunnus thynnus chromosome 15, fThuThy2.1, whole genome shotgun sequence, the genomic segment TTTACAGAATGTCACAAAATGATTCGGTTTTTGAAAAAGTACCAACACTACTTTAATATTTGTGCTGAGTCAGCAACAGTTCAAGTTCTCACAACAAAAACCACCTGAATGTTGAGCATGTTGTGTGCTCGACTTCCTACTTCCTTGAAACTGTAGTTTCACTTGAACACAGTGTTAAAACTTTCCCAGGCTcttatatctgtatctgtttgtttaattactgcatttaaagtgttttctgttgttttgttcatttagaTCGATCACCtttaatcagtttaatttaacattagatctgtttttatcttactccctttcttctttttgtttccgGGTTTCTTGGTGtgactttgtttctttgttgttgttggtggtggtgctggtacagttgttgttgctgtagtCGTAGTTGaggttgttgttgctgtagttgtagttggggttgttggtggtggtgctggtcttgttgttgttgttgtttttgttgttggtggtggtgctggtacagttgttgttgctgtagtCGTAGttgaggttgttgttgttgttgttgttgtcggtGGTgtcctgttttcttctgtgtgaGATGGAGGAAATAGATACAACAGGgcatcaaaatacattttaccaCAGAAAGTTATGAAATCATTCATCAGTATTGAAACAGGAAATAGGTGATGGCCAGTTTTGTGGTGAGTTATCAAGCAGAGCAAATGTTCTCATGACTTAAACCACTTGAATGTTGAGGATAttgtttctgtttaatttgaagcagcatTAAAGTTTCTCTCTTATTTGAACTGATCATATTTGTTATTGTTCAGCCTTGTGTGTCGTTATATTTCTGCATATAACTCTCTGTAacaccaggctagctgtttccatctgtttccagtctttatgctaagctaagctaaccggctgctggctgtagcttcatgtttaatggacagatatgaaTGTGGTATCGATCTAAGTGGtggtaccagtttttcctttcatttgtcatcCGTCTGTATTTTACATATACAGAATATACGTTGCCTGTAAAAAGTTTTCACCCCTCTTGGAATTTTACATGTCTTTTCACACCCATCAATAGAAAATACTCTTATGTGTCAAAGTAGAAACAGATCTCTACAAAGTGATCTAAATTAataacaaatgtaaatacatcatctgttttatttgtaaaatatagatctggaaagACACTTGTAACTatcacattcaaataaatgtagtggagtaaaaagtacaatattctcCTCTGAGATCTAGTGGACAGGAAGTAGAAAGTAACATCAAATGGTTcctaaaactgtatttaagtaaatgtacttagttacattccaccactggttgATCTTCTCTTCTAACTCTCAGTAAGAAAGTTAAACATGTTAAtaaatttaccaaaatgtcagattattcctttaaataacTTCTTCTCTGTGCTTTACCTGCcttcatatttttgtgtgtgtctttgagttcttgtgtctcacctctctcaGACTGATCACCTTTGCTCACGTTTAGATACGCAGCTGGTTTTCCATCACAGTAGTACAGTCCAGAGTCACCAGGCTGCACGTCTGGTATATTCAGATACTTGTTAACAGCTGAAACATGACGcctgatttgttgttgttttccatcaatCTCTCTGGTCCATGTTGGAACATGTGACCCTCCAACAACATCAGGACATGTCAGAGTGACGTTGGACTTCTCTGCAATACTGACTGTTGTTGTTCCTGTGAGCAACAAACATTAAGTTAGTAAAAACCAAGATTCATGTTTTATAGCATGCCATCATAAACACGTGTATTCATAATAAAGTCAGTGACACATGGAAGAGTTTTGTTccaaaacaagattttctttgATAAACTAACTTCTGTTTCTACACAAAGTGGAGAATTGTTACAGTCACTAAAAGTTCTCTTACTGTATTGATACctaacttaaagctgcactaatatattggctgatatcAGCTTATCAGACTGTTTGTGTCAGCCACTaattaacagaaacatcagtacagaaatatgacagataaataaaggtttgaggtcatttagaaacagtttCTGCACTGatgagtttatttttacactgcaaAGTGTCCTGTGCAGAACACACTGTGATCACACTTTGAAGTGATGCTTATTGAAAATGTTATaatcttaaaccagcagtcaggtgtccatatgaacagtgaaagaggttttcctcgctgtaatcattcctcctgttcatactggatattaaaagatccttcaaatgtgctttcaatggaagtgatggaggccaaaatccacagtgtgtccacacagtcatttaaaagtctgtgtgaagcttctattcagcttcagcagtctgagttagtcatatcaagtggatatctgacacatttacagtctttttagcatcaaattccctctttgtgtttcctcggacagtgtttccctgctgagctgcaggtggaagtatagtaacaaaaagaggaactttggcactaaaaagactgtaacgttgaaagatatctacttgatttgactcatttggacgctgaagcttcatattagcttcagataaactttgaaatacatttttgcacagaaggaggactgtggattttgtcctccatcacttccattgtaaggtcattatgaagggatcttctaatggtcagtatgaacaggaggaatgattacaacaagaaaaacagctttaatgtatatttgagctcctgactgttggttatAAGTTCCTAAATGAGGTTTTAGAGAAAAGGACTTAATTCAggtgtttgtttcctgtgtgaCTCTACATGAACAAGACGACCTGTTcctttaaaaggaaaagaacaaTAGAAATGACGTATTAGAGaactttaaaaagatatttttcctCACTGACCATAAAAAGCtgcacatataaaaatacacagaaatatttaagtAACTACAGTAACAAGAAGTTAATGTTATAAATTAATTCGGCCTCTATTCTTAACAGTCAGTGTGAAATTAAAACCTGGTTTTGAGTTATGAAAGTAATAAGTAATGATGATGTTATTTCTtacaatatatttgttattgaagttaaaacaacatttacctttgaaatgcatcatttcattaatatgtcaatgtatgtatttaatcacagtttagaaaatgaaaagtgaagcaCAGAGACGAGACtttgaaacaggaagaaacaggaagcagaacaaCTTTGACAGAGTTTGATGTTACCTGATGGGATCAACGTCAGTTCCACAGCTGCTTCATTATTACACAAGTATTTTCCAGAGTCTGAGACAGCAACTCTAGAGATGAACAGTGACTTATCTGCTGCTGAACTGTATCGTTTGTTGGGGTCATTGAATCTTTGCTCTCCGTCACCATCAACTATTAATATGTCAACTGTGTTTCCATTAATCTCTCTGCTCCACGTCACTTTACCCTCCACAGAGTGAGAACAACGCAGAGAGACTTGTTGCTCCTCTTTGactatttgatggattatttctgcaaaagaaacacagtttaCAAGAACTAAACATCCATTTTCAGAATGTCAACATTTCTAATATTGCAAAGAACTGAaaagttgttttccatcagagTCAGAATCACATTTAACTGTCGAGTGCAAACTGCtaatcatgaaaaacatgaagaccTTAAAGCATTACTGCACTTCACTTTTAACTTCTGACTTTACATCATTCACACCATcagctaatgtgtgtgtggtgggggggcAGTGGTCACAATGCACTGCAACCTTACATGCGGTTTTGTGTGCGTGCACATTTGTGCACCACCGTCTCTTGTCACTGTGTGAGTCTGTAGATATTTTAGATCATTTTTAgatcatataaatatatgtaggTTAGACTATGTTTGCACCTTCATATCACTGTTCATCTCTTTTTACTATcaatattaatgtttgtttataatatgtttatttaaatggtCGTAGTGTATGtattatataatgtaatatatatataaattgtatatatataatataatatttttatttttgatttccttttcatctttattattatttctatctTTAATCTTAGCAGCTATAAGCTAATCTAGGAGGGCCTAAActgcatttcactgcacattgtattgtttgttttgtgtacgTGACCAATAAACAACTTTGAACTTGATTTAttcaaatacatgaatatgaCAATGAACCTGAACGTGTTTCAACAAATCACTAAAATCTCTATAAAATACTTTATACATCAGCTAAATTCACTGTATGGAGAAACTGACCTTTACCTTCAGACTACGATAtgaacaatatgtaaaatactgGAAACAATGGACAACATACTTTatatgtaaaaagtaaaagtaagtaaatgtatttgtacagCAAGTGCTTTACAAGCACGtaatacaacatacaaaaaagaaagattcaTAGCAGATGAAGTGACCACCCAAGTCACATGATTAAATAgtgcaaaactaaaaaacacaataaaaccataaaatgctGACCTGGTGCTTACAGGTTACCCTGCCTGTCTAAACGAGTTTgtctttagctgctttttaaatgaatccaCAGAGTCAGCAGACTGTGAGGGAGCAGGCAGAGCGTTACATAGTTTAGATGCTACGACTTCAAAAACTCGATCACCTCGAGTCTTAAGGCGtttgtgtgagacagacagcaaGCCTGACTgtgcaaagctctgtaagtaaGAATGAGAATCTTAAGGAGGAACTAAGTTAGATTTCTTTAATATGGACTGGATAGTAGCAGGAAATAATTATCAATACTTCCTATAAGATGTATCATGCTGCACTCTTTTAGCCTGAAAACAccagtaaaaataaagagttGCACCACATTCATCACTCACTCTATGAcatgaacaaacatgaacattattattaaagctgATGAAAAAGAGTAAAGTTCTTACCTGCTGTCACATTACAGCCCAGAACTAAAGCTAACAGGCAGCTGCAGAtgttcatcctcatcctccaaCAGACTGAACCACAATGAACAGAGACAGTTTCTATCTGAGAGGAGAACAGGAACTCAGTGTATACGTGTGTTCATCTGACTTTAAAAGCCACACTTCAACTTCttaaatgtctttctttttctttctttctttgtggtTAATGAACACTGATGAGGAAACTCTAGTGTGAACAGTGTGATCATGTTTCACACGGACAGTTCCAGGACATGAAAGTAACTCAAATGACTTTATAACATATtagttattattgtttttaaactgagactgagagactttaaagttttactcgctgatattttgtgtgtgtttgtgtgtgtgtgtgtgtgtgtgtgtgtgtgtgtgtgtgtgtgtgtgatggttgttttgtgtgaatgaaCTGTCTTCTTGTGatcttgtatgtatgtaatttgttctcaggtctcttgCTGAAGAGATTTTGGTCTCAATGTGATTTCCTGAATAGATAAAGATGAACTAACTAACAAATTAGATTCACAGatcttttaaaacatgttttaattaatttgtttgcagattcattctttttaattttaggaaAGTGATGATTTGATTTGTACACAAAGGTATTCacatattataaaaacacacttttacctacatacagtatgttccaaCACTGTCTCATAAATTACCTTCATCTACGACTTAATAACAGCAAATATAAAATTGATCTGATGAATCTatgtccaatatttactctcttttagctttggTTATTTCTCCTTGAACTCCTGACAacaatatctggctctttatctCATCACCATTGAAAGACTAACGAGCAGGTCAAAGAAACTCAAACTAATCAACTTAAAATCATTGAAAGACAGCTGATCTGAACAATGAGAGCTGCCGAAGAAAGAAGAAACCAAACCACCACATTCTGGGTGAACACAGTCCGAGACAGATGCAGCAGAACTTTCCAGCCAGATATCTAACCACACAGAGACCACTCGAGCACAGAAGCTGTTCAGCAGCAACCATATATTTTGATTTAGAGGAAACATGACGTGCTTCCTGCATGACAAACCTCTCAGTGAGGGGACATTTTTTCTATTCCCCAGAACTTTAATCTGATCTGGTGTCATAACAGAGAAGCAGTGACACTGATGCAGGCGGTCGGGTCACTAATGctaaatacagacacactgaTGGTGTTTTCACAATATCACAGAAAAACTGCTTTTGTGTGCGTCTTCATCATTGTATTTGTGGTTTGTTGCGACGGCTCTGCGCAGGTGCACCAAAAGATCAAATGTGTTGAACTTTGACCCCAGTTGAACTAACCTTTGTAGATGCTGTTGACCACTGCTTGAACTGAAAGATGGACTCAAGAcaaattacttttgtttttgaatttccAGAACTGGACAATAACAAACCCGACCTCATATCAAGAccagacaaaaaatatatttgcttgGTTAAATATCAGCAAGCAGATGTTGCCTCGTTTGGGACTGTCTCATCCACTGTGTGGGAGACAGAGAGCTCAATCAAATTATCCAATATCCTTATTTTCAACAATCATTGCTTTGCAGCAAAACACTTAACTCTGATCCAGGAAACAAGGTGGTTCAATAGTGTTAAAAGGAAAGTCACACATAGAACATGAAGCAGAAATGACTTCTACATAAGTTTATTAATAATCGGtacacaaaaatagaaatagggAAGGATGTGTAACTCTAGTCATTGGTGTGTAGTGCAGAGTTGGGTGGAGAGTATGTGTGAAATGTGACAtcatacaaagaaaaaacaaagaacaacaagTCTGAACAATCCTCTGAATTTATTCTACTGTATTCAGAAATTTCCAGATCTGCATCAAAAtgcacaaagtgaaagaaaatgatGCTGAGCAGCTGATGGTGACTGATGATTGTTTGGAGAAAAGTTCACTTCTGTCCAGGAATATTAGAGCTCAGTTTGTACAAGGATGAATTGTGCAATCTGTCATGTAGCTGTAGCATCACCCATAGAGGAAATGCCATCAACTACACTACTGctacacaaacatatttaaatggcTTTAATGGCTCAGTGATCATGACTCAGACTTACTAAAAGTTTGCACAATTACTGAGGTGTTTTCCACAAGTATTGAATGTAATTCAgatgcatttttaattattttatattattcatttacatCTTGTTTTATATAACAAACTGGCAGATAAATGCTTCTCAAATCACTCGGAAAGAAAGGGAATAATTGgatgtgtttcccaaaatgttgatctattataaataacaaaaaatcaaTAGTTCTaatgcattttcacattatATACAGCATTTATAGACATGTCATTTTAAACTTCAGACAGTTGTCATCCAGGTGTTGAAGGCAGTGCTGACGATGTTGATGATGAGAAGAGGATTGCAATTATTATAAGAAGAAACACCGGTCACAAGAAAGGAGCATCTGGAAGATAAGTGAACATAATCACAACCTCATCAGTCGTCAAGTACAAAGAtgtgcagagtgaaaaacaagattCATGTCTTATAATTCATTATTATCTGCTGTCATGCATTCAGGATAAAGTCATTGGCTGAGTGAAGAGTTGAGGGAAAACCCAGCTCAGGAATAACAAGGGAATAAGAGGGTAATATCTTGTGAACTACAGGGTAATACAGGTAATACAATTATGCACTTTGATGACAAAGGGCATATAATATAACAGAGTAATATGCCAAagataataatgtaaatattgtgttttgattCTCATGTCAATCTGTGGTAGATAAAAAAGCAAACTTAACATGAATGAaaggtgttttgtgattttggagacTGTGTGCCCTGCATCTGCGTCTGCATCTGCGTCTGCGATAAGAGCTGGTCCGAGCAGGATTTATCGCAAACGTAATTTTATGCCAAAATAAGCATCAAAACTGAACTGCGTCAGCTAATaaacacagtctcagctgctgctctcctccCACGTCGGCTGAAGCAGCTCCTTTGGTGTCCAGAAATGACCAAACAGGCACAGACGCAAAAAATAGACTTATGTTCGATGAAAACTGCATAAAGACTGCGTTTACCTGCCGCTGGGCTTGTGCCGGCAGGAAAATAGGGACCTCAGTATAATTACCATGAATCAGGGCTggaaaatgaacaaacacatttccaccAAATTCTATAGTTATACTCCTTTAGAGACTAAACATTAAAGTTATTACCTGGAAACATTGGTGGTAATTTCTGCATAATAATCACTAATCAGTGATGTAAAATGCTGAACTACCACTTTCTACTTCATTTTGTGGTTCTGCTACGgagcctcttaacatccaccctttttttgGAATTTCCACCCATGTGGCATACCCGAATGGAAACGCtgataacagaagaactgtgaggccacaatgcatgtattaggcttcatttgaaaggtaacaTCTTCTAGttcctggaaatgtgcttgatTAGCATGTAGCTAAAACACAACCGAAACTACAACATTTCAAAtatggctcaaaaaagtgtttttgctcctcatctataatgagtcatattggaataacaataactaggacatgctttatgccagaactatgcaaatcaccacacatcttctacatcttgtcaaccacacctgtataaaattccagacctctagacCTGATCAGATCgagggagtttttagtttgtgttgtcactggtgtccccgaaCCTCTCCAAAATGTCTCTTAGTGGTCAGATTGTGTCAATTGTTTTTACTCATTACTGCGGTTCTTACAGCAAaactattgtgtgtgtttccaggtctgaaataaaagattttacagtatgtttattgtGAATGTGATGATATTACACTGATATTATTATATGAGTATTGTGAGACCATGGAACTAATTATCACCCCTCTATTTCCTTTTTGCTAATAGTATTATGCCACCTAGTATTACGTCTACTGATAGATTTTACAATTACCTTATTACTGAGTAAATATTAACTCTGATAAAACCCGATGAGCTTTTGTTAAACCATTTTTACCTTGAGATGTTTTTTATACATTATTACCCTCCTGTTTTGATATTAGCAAGATTTAACCAGTTTATTACCAGAGTATTACTGAGACGATTTCACCTCCTTATTACCTCGTTATTACTGAGCTTGAATGTAAAGTGTTTATGAGTTGAACTCTGAAACAAGATCTTATTTGAGACACTAACACCTGCAGTGGATGACACTTACTTACTGACGCTTTACTTAAAGATACTCTGTGAATTTGTTACAGCTCACAGTGAGCTGAGAGAatttaacaaacacaacaaataactgCTCGATTACAGTAACAGCAGTAAATATGATTAATTTTAAAGTTATGAGTCATATGTGCATCCTTTTTATGCTGCACAATATTTTGATACAACATAAAATTTTTCACAATAAACTTTAAACAACATATGCAACATTTACAAATCAAACCTTACAATTGTTAAGtggaaattagattttttaaatattgtttttgattcagaaaaaaaactaataaagtttaatgttaccTGATGGGATCACTGTCAGATCCGCAGCTGGTTCGTCGTTACAGAAGTATTTTCCTGCATTTGAGAGAGCAGCTCTGTGAATGTGCAGCAACTTGTCTGCTAAAGAACTGTATTTCTTATAAGGatcatgaacatgttttatgtcTCTGTCGCCATCGACTGTCAGTACAtctaatttgattttttttctctctctgctccacgtCACTTTACCCTCCACAGAGTGAGGGCAGCGCAGAGTGATTGAATCCTTCTCCTCGATTACTTCATGGATTATTTgtgtaaaagaaacacagattGCAGTGAAAATATCGAACATAGtattattagtaatattatGAGAATGTCCTGTCTAGTAGATGGTTTAATAACAGTCagaataatatttaaatgtcaaaattgaGCAGTGAGCAAACATTGAATCTGACTTTGTGTCTCTTTCTAAAGAGGAGATGGATCAACTTTtaactaatggctttattgatggttaataaataatctattaatgctttatagatcagttataaGACAGTAATTAGAGCAACTTTGCCACAAAATCCCTTTGGCTGGTGTTCATCCTCACTCAcgctgactttttctttttagctctTTTTGTATTCATCACGTTGGGCCTTCTGGACCAAAACCCACCTATTAACAATACTAACATTTACACATGTAGACTtgatatatcaatataaaaacacttaaataatGACTTAATGATATTTATAACCACAGACATGATGGCTTAGTACAGTatttattaataacatttataattGCATTattaccaaataaataaatgataaacacCAGCGAAGGGAATTTTTCACGTAAATATTGACAACCCAAACCTTGTTCCTATTAGATAAAGAAATGTAGGTTTAATTATATCACACAGTTCATTCACTTAttcaattttcatgtttttaaagattttaatagAGTGAATCTAAAAGAGAAcctaaaataatgtaaacaggTATGTACACTAGGGGTGCAcgattcaggaaatctcacgATTCGATTCACAATCGATTCGCGATTCAATACAATAGATTTGATTctagattgatgttttgagttccTCTTTCCATTTGACTACAGCAGACAGTCTGTCAAAGGCAAAAAAAGTTTCGGAAATgcaaaaatgacacatacaAGTCATTTTAAAGGTTTGCAGCAAGTTGCTTTATTTCTAAATACTGAAATGTCCATATATAAGCTGTCATGACATTGCGGCTACATATTCTCTTCACCCCTGCTGCATGCGTAAATGCAAAGTAACAGTAAGTCAACATCACTACAATAATAATTGTAATTCTTTTTAAAGTATATTCAATTATCATATTTAGCTGTAATATGGCTACTGtgatgatttaaaaatacaggATAAAGagactgaatatatttttaatagttataaCTATTAAAAATCTCAAAAGTCAATGCATGCCAACCTGCTTCACACttctgttttaatgatattcatattttcacacacTATTGATGTTTCCCAATATTTACATAATGATGCATACAGTAAAACCAAAAGCAGCAGGAACATGACAATGAGTTGTgagctgcatgtttgtgtatgagagaTGTTGTCAATATAAATTTAGCCCAAAACTGTTTAGCTGTGCGGGTTGTTCAGCACCTCTGTCAACCAGACCTGTTTCCTGTCAGACTGTATGAGGATGAACACTGTTGACAGGTTGGTTTTTACCGctcttgtttctgtgtgatgGAGGATCAGagatgattttctgtttctgctgtgtgttgctTCTGTATCTGTTGCGCTACAATGGAGAGAAGGTAAACATAGAGATGATTAAAGATATTTTCAATTCACGTCTGTTGCAACTTCATCAGTCagcatcacacatttaaaagagtgcattatgtttatgttaatggTTACAGTAATGAGGAACATGACATGTCTGTCCATGTCTTTGTCTGTTAATTATGAGGATATCTCAAAGGCTACTTCTTCAATTTTAAAGATATGTGGTAGAAAGTTGGGCCTTGGGACAATGAATGTGAGAAAGAACCAATTATAGCAATAGCACCATCATGTGGCCGTTCTGAGGCACTTCACGTTTTGGCTCATGATTCCTGAAATGTTGAGTGGAGAGGCTGAATTATTTttcatggttaaaaaaataaaacctataAATATAGACCactgttgggactacatgtggaccacagtttaccacatgtttcaagactccaagaaacctgagccctgggggttcacacccaaagtgtgaagctccacccatggatccaggttatcaaaactagagactcccctcttatctctctctttctcctccagtcaccaggtgactgcagccatcttgccattgccctcccccaccaccaccacacacacatacacacacacacacacacacacacacacacacacacacacacatgcacactcacacttgtatataggtacacttagctagattagtattgtgtgttttgctattttacctgtttgttaaataaatgcttttggatatacctgttgtcttttttaatattgcacaagaatgagttttgccaacctctgctctgcaaagaactccaaaatccttcaaccttaactagctattgatatggtaattttgtttatagttattaacttaatttttaatcgaagttccaaattgatagattagtacactttgaaactgaattggctatctttttccctgactccagggtggtgccccattattattaatttcattaatgattttataatatattaattgattttaataattaataattatctttgataatcattaatcattgctgatagccaaacttgtagccacg encodes:
- the LOC137198161 gene encoding glycogen [starch] synthase-like, with the translated sequence MRMNICSCLLALVLGCNVTAEIIHQIVKEEQQVSLRCSHSVEGKVTWSREINGNTVDILIVDGDGEQRFNDPNKRYSSAADKSLFISRVAVSDSGKYLCNNEAAVELTLIPSGTTTVSIAEKSNVTLTCPDVVGGSHVPTWTREIDGKQQQIRRHVSAVNKYLNIPDVQPGDSGLYYCDGKPAAYLNVSKGDQSEREENRTPPTTTTTTTTSTTTTATTTVPAPPPTTKTTTTTRPAPPPTTPTTTTATTTSTTTTATTTVPAPPPTTTKKQSHTKKPGNKKKKGSKIKTDLMLN